One window of Desulfobacca acetoxidans DSM 11109 genomic DNA carries:
- a CDS encoding acyloxyacyl hydrolase, protein MGLRFGYGQTYNAGETVRFYDWLPRWGIFLTQPGNSVLGNLRLSLVIEGVIGVLEAGHSGWELGFTPLLKVSYPLSSRVLGYIEGGAGIVWENIDSPTYAHVFNFSPQIGAGLDIKIVGNFALTLAYRFRHTSNAGIYDENRGVNSNFGMVGVNYYY, encoded by the coding sequence ATGGGCCTGCGATTCGGCTATGGCCAAACGTATAATGCCGGGGAAACCGTCCGTTTTTATGACTGGCTACCCCGCTGGGGCATCTTCCTGACCCAGCCGGGCAATTCTGTTTTAGGTAATCTCCGGCTTTCTTTGGTTATCGAAGGTGTCATCGGGGTCCTGGAGGCCGGCCACTCGGGTTGGGAGCTGGGATTTACTCCCCTGTTAAAAGTCAGCTATCCCCTGAGTTCACGGGTCCTGGGCTATATTGAGGGCGGGGCCGGGATTGTCTGGGAGAATATCGACTCTCCTACCTACGCCCATGTTTTCAATTTCAGTCCCCAGATCGGAGCAGGGTTGGACATCAAGATTGTCGGCAACTTTGCCCTTACCTTGGCGTACCGGTTTCGGCATACTTCTAATGCCGGAATCTATGATGAAAATCGTGGCGTCAACTCAAATTTTGGCATGGTTGGCGTAAATTATTACTATTAA
- a CDS encoding Fur family transcriptional regulator, whose amino-acid sequence MDRLVNCLKEQHISVTPQRLEILKNIISRYDHPSADSIYQEVRRHLPMISFNTVYKTLETFCQLGLITKINPLHEVARYDGNVAPHAHLVCTRCHKVEDFDWSWPDDIPLPDASPEGFKIESVSVQFFGLCQQCQQQ is encoded by the coding sequence ATGGACCGTTTGGTTAACTGTCTGAAAGAGCAGCATATCTCTGTAACGCCGCAACGGCTTGAGATCCTGAAGAATATAATCTCCCGCTATGATCATCCTAGTGCCGATAGTATCTATCAGGAAGTACGCCGGCATCTGCCGATGATTTCATTCAATACGGTTTATAAAACCTTGGAGACTTTTTGTCAGCTGGGTCTCATTACCAAGATCAATCCGCTTCATGAAGTGGCCCGATATGACGGCAATGTTGCCCCTCATGCCCACCTCGTGTGTACCCGCTGCCATAAAGTGGAAGACTTCGATTGGTCCTGGCCCGACGATATTCCATTGCCGGACGCCTCGCCCGAGGGTTTCAAGATAGAGTCAGTTTCAGTGCAGTTTTTCGGCTTGTGCCAACAATGCCAGCAACAGTGA
- the rnc gene encoding ribonuclease III, with product MTDIHLTELERQLRYSFKNRRWLEQALVHSSYAYEFPLQGPSNERLEFFGDAVLSLFISDFLMEYYPQAGEGLLSRWRASLVNARHLAGIARSLDLGGHLRLGRGEEQQSGRRKPSVLADALEAVLAAVYLDGGFAAARGVVKLLFQASLTRLEDKASMQDFKTLLQEYAQKNLKVTPTYRVVTATGPAHARTFEVEVWLADQPWGRGQGKSKKQAAQEAARLALAVLEKD from the coding sequence ATGACAGATATCCACCTAACGGAACTAGAAAGACAACTGAGATACAGTTTTAAGAACCGGCGCTGGCTGGAGCAGGCCTTGGTACACAGCTCCTACGCCTATGAATTTCCCCTGCAGGGTCCCAGCAACGAGCGCCTGGAATTTTTCGGTGATGCGGTCCTGAGTTTATTTATCAGCGATTTCTTAATGGAATACTATCCCCAAGCCGGGGAAGGACTGCTCTCGCGTTGGCGAGCCTCTCTGGTCAACGCCCGACATTTAGCTGGGATTGCCCGAAGTTTGGATTTGGGAGGTCATTTACGGTTAGGTCGAGGAGAAGAACAGCAATCCGGCCGGCGCAAACCGTCGGTGCTAGCCGATGCTCTGGAAGCGGTGTTAGCGGCAGTTTATCTGGACGGAGGCTTTGCAGCCGCGCGAGGTGTCGTTAAACTGTTATTCCAGGCAAGTTTGACCCGACTGGAAGACAAGGCTAGCATGCAGGATTTCAAGACCTTATTGCAGGAATATGCCCAGAAAAACTTGAAAGTCACCCCAACTTATCGGGTCGTGACGGCAACCGGTCCGGCCCACGCCAGAACCTTTGAGGTAGAGGTGTGGCTGGCTGATCAGCCTTGGGGACGTGGACAGGGTAAGTCCAAAAAACAGGCCGCTCAGGAAGCCGCCCGGCTGGCGCTCGCGGTCTTGGAGAAGGATTAA
- a CDS encoding LEA type 2 family protein — protein sequence MSKLFYGPPPVVSVFFWCVILINLMTGCGVRELASGKLAPPEVGFQGLTIYPPESECWPLSARVQLTNPNPEPMRILGYDYEVALEGENLVQGDSTDAITLPAGGTNQVDIPILLKLPAIPKTLGVLLRQEKLRYEIAGGFRLASLLGGMKVPFRFRGEITRQEGLERLRAYLGSKE from the coding sequence ATGTCAAAACTTTTTTACGGACCACCCCCGGTTGTGAGCGTTTTTTTCTGGTGCGTCATCCTAATCAATCTGATGACCGGGTGTGGAGTCAGGGAGTTGGCCTCTGGAAAGCTTGCTCCTCCGGAAGTGGGGTTTCAAGGACTGACAATTTATCCGCCGGAAAGCGAGTGTTGGCCTCTGAGCGCCAGGGTGCAATTGACCAACCCCAATCCGGAGCCTATGAGGATATTAGGCTACGACTACGAAGTTGCCCTGGAGGGCGAAAATCTGGTGCAGGGCGACAGCACCGATGCCATCACTCTGCCAGCCGGTGGCACAAACCAGGTTGATATACCAATCTTACTGAAGCTGCCGGCAATCCCCAAAACCTTGGGCGTCTTATTGCGGCAGGAGAAGTTACGCTACGAAATCGCCGGCGGCTTTCGCCTGGCATCACTTTTAGGAGGTATGAAGGTCCCTTTCCGCTTTCGCGGAGAAATTACTCGACAGGAGGGTTTGGAGCGTCTACGGGCATATCTGGGAAGCAAAGAATAG
- a CDS encoding phosphoribosyltransferase translates to MLDIIEEAAFRDRSYVFSDRVAAGRLLARKLADLTLGKAVVFAIPAGGVPVAAQVAGALRLPLDLVIVRKIQIPWSSEAGFGALAPDGKVILNEPLVQRLGLSKNEITSQIAKTRTTLEQREALFRSNRPYGDLQGLEAIVVDDGLASGFTMLAALRFLKKCGSDKIIVAVPTGLLDTIQLIRREVEMVVCLNVRQRRPFAVAAAYRNWYDVTDSEVLTILQKFQSLSSKAKDGDSAPPG, encoded by the coding sequence ATGCTCGATATCATTGAGGAGGCAGCATTTAGAGACCGGAGTTATGTCTTTTCGGATCGGGTGGCGGCAGGACGGCTTCTGGCCCGAAAACTGGCTGATCTCACCCTCGGCAAGGCCGTAGTGTTTGCCATTCCGGCCGGAGGAGTGCCAGTGGCGGCACAGGTGGCTGGCGCTCTCCGACTGCCTTTAGACCTGGTTATTGTCCGCAAGATCCAAATCCCTTGGAGTTCCGAAGCCGGTTTTGGCGCCCTGGCACCGGATGGGAAGGTTATTCTCAATGAACCGCTGGTACAGCGTTTGGGTTTGAGTAAAAACGAGATCACATCCCAGATTGCCAAGACTCGCACCACCCTGGAGCAGAGGGAAGCGCTTTTTAGGAGTAACCGGCCGTATGGCGATCTGCAGGGATTGGAGGCCATTGTGGTGGATGACGGTCTGGCTTCGGGTTTCACCATGTTGGCCGCCCTGAGATTTTTAAAGAAGTGCGGTTCTGACAAGATCATCGTGGCGGTCCCTACAGGGCTCCTGGACACAATACAACTGATCCGGCGGGAAGTCGAGATGGTGGTTTGCTTGAACGTTCGCCAGCGGCGGCCTTTTGCGGTTGCTGCGGCCTATCGAAATTGGTATGATGTAACCGATAGCGAAGTCTTAACGATCCTGCAGAAATTTCAGTCTTTATCTTCCAAGGCAAAGGATGGCGACAGCGCTCCTCCCGGATAA
- a CDS encoding phenylacetate--CoA ligase family protein — protein MYWNCEIETLTTDNLKGLQLERLRRTVARAGQSQFYGQRLEQAGIVPDDLGSLEDIRMLPFTTKDDLRTSSLQMLTTPLKEIIRLHASSGTTGQATVIYYTRTDIELWADLVARSLYMTGMRQEDVFQNMMGYGLFTGGLGFHYGAERLGALTIPAGAGNSKRQVQLMRQFNVTAIHIIPSYALFLLQTFEELGVDPRDLPLRLAYIGAEPYSDATRRRIEAAYGVKAYNCYGLSELNGPGVAFECPEQNGSHVWEDSYLIEVLDPSTLDPVPPGTVGELVFTNLTRQGMPLLRYRSRDLASYDDRPCPCGRSSRRISRIQGRTDDMIILKGVNIFPIQIDRVLMRLPEVASNYLIEMQQTGGNDQMVIKVEVKQEYFSEDLAYLKGLQKRITEALKSELLVTPRVDLVEHNSLPRTEGKAVRVVDSRPKA, from the coding sequence GTGTATTGGAATTGCGAGATTGAGACTTTAACCACTGATAACCTCAAAGGTCTGCAACTGGAGAGGCTGCGGCGGACGGTTGCCCGAGCCGGCCAGAGTCAATTTTACGGCCAGCGGCTGGAACAGGCTGGCATTGTTCCGGATGACCTGGGATCTTTGGAGGACATCCGCATGCTGCCATTCACCACGAAAGACGATTTGCGGACGAGCAGCCTCCAAATGCTTACGACCCCATTAAAAGAGATCATCAGACTGCATGCCTCTTCGGGGACCACCGGTCAGGCCACGGTAATCTACTATACCCGGACTGATATTGAACTGTGGGCCGACTTGGTGGCCCGTTCCCTGTACATGACCGGAATGCGGCAAGAGGACGTCTTTCAAAATATGATGGGTTACGGCTTGTTCACCGGCGGGCTGGGCTTCCACTATGGGGCTGAGCGGTTGGGCGCCTTGACCATCCCGGCAGGGGCTGGCAACAGCAAACGCCAGGTACAGCTCATGCGGCAGTTTAACGTTACTGCTATTCATATCATCCCGAGCTATGCCCTTTTTCTGCTCCAAACCTTTGAAGAGTTAGGAGTTGATCCTCGGGACCTGCCTCTACGCCTGGCTTATATCGGGGCTGAACCGTACTCCGATGCCACCCGCCGGCGCATCGAAGCAGCGTATGGCGTAAAAGCATATAATTGTTATGGCCTGTCAGAATTGAACGGGCCGGGAGTAGCCTTTGAGTGCCCGGAGCAGAACGGTTCCCATGTTTGGGAGGACAGCTACCTAATAGAGGTCCTGGATCCATCCACCCTTGATCCGGTCCCGCCCGGAACCGTGGGTGAATTAGTCTTCACCAACCTTACCCGTCAGGGAATGCCGTTATTACGCTACCGCTCCCGTGACCTCGCTTCCTATGATGACCGCCCCTGCCCCTGTGGCCGGAGCAGTCGCCGCATCTCCCGCATCCAGGGCCGCACCGACGACATGATCATTCTTAAAGGGGTCAACATCTTTCCTATTCAAATCGATCGGGTGCTTATGAGGCTTCCCGAAGTGGCTTCCAATTATCTCATCGAAATGCAGCAGACCGGAGGGAATGATCAGATGGTCATTAAGGTGGAGGTCAAACAGGAGTATTTCAGCGAAGATTTGGCGTATCTCAAAGGACTGCAAAAACGGATTACAGAAGCCCTGAAGAGTGAACTGTTAGTTACCCCCAGGGTTGATTTAGTGGAGCACAACTCCCTGCCTCGGACCGAAGGCAAGGCAGTCAGGGTAGTCGATTCTCGTCCGAAGGCTTGA
- a CDS encoding sulfite exporter TauE/SafE family protein, with translation MSRGRRLFTMLKLAAEAHARWEIETSNHIVRNRKKLLLLLVLCLPILGVMGYTWAAGDLIGSKSAYAPAFYTPGIFFATIFIGLAAGLVTGCIGAGGGFIITPALMSAGIKGILAVGTDLFHIFAKAIMGTAVHRKMGNVSVKLAIAFLFGSLLGATGGGVLNRWIYETNPVLSDLFISLVYVFLLGFLGFYAMTDFLKLRRAGSDTKIQDPHSHGEGKPAAPSGTTGLAQKLQAVHLPPMITFDEDIVPGGNHISGVFVALCGFVVGVVAAIMGVGGGFLAFPMFVYLLGVSSFTTVGTDILQIIFTAGYAAISQYAIYGFIFYTLAMGMLLGSLFGIQVGALTTKVVKGIYIRGFYAITILAGFFNRFFALPKKLRDMEYIDISATTANIFDTAGLIIFFAIAGSFAIWVFYMFFANIKKLRGEA, from the coding sequence ATGAGTCGCGGCCGACGTTTATTCACCATGTTGAAGCTGGCTGCGGAGGCCCATGCCCGTTGGGAGATAGAAACTTCCAACCATATCGTCCGCAACCGCAAAAAGTTACTGCTCCTTTTGGTTCTCTGCCTGCCCATTCTTGGAGTCATGGGCTACACCTGGGCGGCGGGAGATTTAATCGGCAGCAAGAGCGCCTATGCACCGGCGTTTTACACCCCGGGGATCTTTTTCGCCACCATCTTTATCGGGCTGGCTGCCGGTCTGGTCACCGGCTGCATCGGCGCCGGCGGCGGCTTTATCATCACCCCGGCCCTGATGAGCGCCGGAATCAAAGGGATTCTGGCCGTAGGTACCGACCTCTTCCACATTTTCGCCAAGGCCATCATGGGCACGGCAGTCCACAGAAAAATGGGGAATGTATCGGTCAAACTTGCCATCGCCTTCCTCTTCGGCTCACTTTTGGGCGCCACCGGCGGCGGCGTCCTTAACCGCTGGATTTACGAGACCAATCCGGTATTGAGCGACCTCTTCATTTCGCTGGTGTATGTCTTCCTCTTGGGCTTTCTGGGATTCTACGCCATGACCGACTTTTTGAAGCTGCGCCGGGCTGGATCCGACACCAAGATCCAGGACCCCCACAGCCATGGCGAAGGCAAACCCGCTGCACCTTCTGGCACCACTGGCCTGGCCCAGAAACTCCAGGCCGTCCACCTGCCACCCATGATCACTTTTGACGAAGATATAGTTCCAGGCGGCAACCATATCTCGGGGGTTTTTGTGGCCTTGTGCGGCTTCGTCGTCGGTGTCGTCGCCGCTATCATGGGCGTTGGCGGCGGATTCCTGGCCTTCCCGATGTTCGTGTATCTCTTGGGAGTCTCATCCTTCACCACTGTCGGGACCGATATTCTCCAAATCATCTTCACCGCCGGTTATGCCGCCATCAGCCAATACGCCATCTACGGCTTCATCTTCTATACCTTGGCCATGGGAATGCTGTTGGGCTCCTTATTTGGCATCCAGGTGGGCGCCCTCACCACCAAGGTTGTCAAGGGCATCTATATCCGGGGGTTCTACGCTATCACTATTCTGGCCGGATTCTTCAACCGCTTTTTTGCCCTGCCGAAGAAGCTTAGAGATATGGAGTATATCGATATCTCAGCGACCACGGCAAATATCTTTGATACCGCTGGACTCATCATCTTCTTTGCCATCGCCGGCTCTTTTGCCATCTGGGTGTTCTATATGTTCTTTGCGAATATTAAAAAGTTAAGGGGGGAGGCATAA
- a CDS encoding C40 family peptidase — translation MMVGRLILGTTISLALVLCPYFLSDAHAKSTRKKPSRVTAKAKVKSSKKYSSRSRSSRYYRDRRTYEPPLNGQQEGRDFIPKYYRAGVGETGPLMKIIPQRDGRFVLEPLRPKKPSGSYAPTITDDRKVAPIPRSNDDYSALSGENAPICPRWNFNDLVLTLAKRYQGASYSRGASLMTGSSTDCSGFVQYVCHNFMVDLPRSSSEQAQVGKTITSEMDFSKMLPGDLLFFRRGGRGIGHVGIYLGSGKMIHASSRRTGVTITDLKEPYYINTFVVAKRVFEVKYPH, via the coding sequence ATGATGGTGGGTCGGCTTATTCTTGGCACTACCATAAGCTTGGCTCTGGTATTGTGTCCGTATTTTCTCAGCGACGCACACGCCAAATCAACCCGTAAGAAACCTTCCCGTGTCACTGCCAAGGCAAAGGTGAAGAGCAGCAAGAAGTACAGCTCTCGTAGCCGCAGCAGCCGCTATTACCGGGACCGGAGAACTTACGAACCACCACTCAATGGCCAGCAAGAGGGGCGCGATTTTATCCCGAAATATTATCGCGCTGGCGTTGGTGAAACGGGTCCCCTGATGAAGATAATTCCGCAGAGGGATGGCCGTTTTGTCCTGGAACCTTTGCGCCCCAAGAAACCGTCGGGTAGTTACGCGCCGACCATCACGGATGACCGGAAGGTAGCGCCTATACCCCGGAGCAACGATGATTATTCCGCCTTGTCGGGGGAAAATGCCCCGATTTGTCCGAGGTGGAATTTTAACGATCTGGTCCTTACCTTGGCCAAAAGGTATCAAGGCGCCTCATACAGTCGGGGGGCGAGCCTGATGACCGGTTCCTCGACCGACTGTTCCGGCTTTGTGCAATATGTCTGCCATAACTTTATGGTAGACCTGCCGCGCTCTAGCAGTGAACAGGCGCAGGTAGGCAAAACTATTACTTCGGAGATGGATTTCTCCAAGATGCTGCCGGGTGATCTGCTTTTTTTCCGCCGTGGGGGCCGCGGCATCGGACATGTCGGCATTTATCTCGGCAGCGGTAAGATGATCCACGCCTCAAGCCGCAGGACTGGTGTTACTATCACTGACCTGAAAGAGCCCTATTATATCAATACCTTCGTGGTCGCCAAGCGCGTCTTCGAGGTCAAGTACCCGCACTAA
- a CDS encoding 5' nucleotidase, NT5C type, which translates to MATALLPDKLDPQRLAFDIDGVVADIMTTFIDLARERYKLHHLRYEDIVDFDLARCLQMDEAVIWEILELLLNRPDELAIALMPHAAPVLTRLAKENPLLFVTARDRAEPIFNWLIKNLPEASPTAIRVIATGDPDLKLDYLQTHKIAYFVEDRLETCFQLAHHGIQPLVFDQPWNRRRHHSFPVIYSWRDLDRILF; encoded by the coding sequence ATGGCGACAGCGCTCCTCCCGGATAAGCTTGACCCGCAGCGCCTGGCGTTCGATATTGACGGCGTGGTGGCTGACATCATGACCACTTTTATCGATCTGGCCCGTGAACGCTATAAACTGCATCATCTGCGTTATGAAGACATCGTGGATTTCGATCTGGCGCGTTGCCTACAGATGGATGAGGCGGTTATCTGGGAAATTCTTGAGCTGCTGCTGAACCGGCCGGATGAGCTGGCGATAGCGCTCATGCCTCATGCGGCTCCGGTATTGACGCGGTTGGCCAAAGAAAATCCCCTGCTTTTTGTCACTGCCAGGGACAGGGCCGAACCCATTTTCAACTGGCTGATTAAAAATCTGCCGGAGGCATCGCCAACGGCTATCCGGGTGATTGCCACCGGAGATCCGGATTTGAAATTAGACTACCTGCAGACCCACAAAATTGCTTATTTTGTAGAGGATAGACTAGAGACCTGCTTTCAGCTCGCCCACCACGGCATACAACCGCTGGTATTCGATCAGCCTTGGAATCGTCGCCGCCACCACTCTTTCCCGGTGATTTATAGCTGGCGGGATTTGGACCGAATCTTGTTTTAG
- a CDS encoding DUF3536 domain-containing protein, translating to MDRPLIPGSRIFVVLHGHFYQPPRENPWIEEIELEESAYPFPDWNARITRDCYTPNSCARIRDDDLHILDIINNFSYINFNIGPTLLSWLEVNAPATYQRILTADRESQVRLGFGNAIAQAYNHVILPLAHPRDLETEIIWGLKDFSHRFQRPAEAMWLPETAVNLAVLAALIEHGMKYVILSPWQARRLRPLGGGAWQEVNDGSIDPTQPYRCFVPAPDGKTGKRFIDIFFYDGQSAAELSFGELLSDSNRLLNQLASKLSSAAGPQLLNVATDGETFGHHKPFGEMGLAYALARLCPERGWSVTNYRAYLEVRAPVYEVEISLGPQGEGSSWSCAHGVGRWQRDCGCSTGGQAGWRQSWRAPLRQSFDFLNEKLAQIFTQAGGRYLADPWAARHDYIDVILDRSEESREAFFSRHGIPDLKSQDRINVLKLLEMERHALLMYTSCGWFFADLSGLETLQVMKYAARALQLGQEFVSEDLETPFLAILDRARSNIKELGSGRDLYLTKIRPSVITFPKLVNQFSISLLQNRTRQCQYCIYHYRSELLNYEERSHGGLDLSFGRVKLTSGVTQETKILGYATLFLGSYLYRTQVKEGQTAAGFADMVVELCNALEDAPEDITGAMASYFGPDYYTVRDMFKREKRDLFQTLLQKVRQEAESQLLHAFSAVEPLLFTMSEEGLVIAPLFRLAATATISKRVAEILEAWETGEEKLQPKWALAEVIKAAKILQIHLVGDPAAKKMATILEQRLAGLAKDLTLTRAQEVRGLLTLAAQLPLDIDLMEAQNVFFQFMEELSPKLAAMSPRSKSYPKGLATVLLEIALHLKFNPARWQTHLLAAP from the coding sequence ATGGACCGCCCACTTATTCCCGGCAGCCGTATCTTTGTGGTGTTACATGGCCACTTTTACCAGCCACCGCGGGAAAATCCCTGGATTGAGGAGATCGAGTTAGAAGAGAGCGCCTATCCCTTCCCGGATTGGAATGCCCGCATTACCCGTGATTGCTACACTCCCAATAGCTGCGCCCGTATCCGGGACGATGACCTTCACATCTTAGATATCATCAATAATTTCAGCTATATTAATTTTAACATCGGTCCTACCCTGCTCTCCTGGTTGGAGGTGAACGCCCCGGCAACATATCAACGTATCCTGACGGCTGATAGAGAGAGTCAGGTCCGGCTGGGATTTGGCAACGCCATAGCCCAAGCCTATAACCATGTTATTCTGCCGTTGGCCCATCCCCGTGACCTGGAGACGGAAATTATCTGGGGGCTAAAGGATTTTAGCCACCGTTTCCAAAGACCGGCCGAGGCCATGTGGCTCCCGGAGACCGCAGTCAATCTGGCGGTTCTGGCGGCGTTGATTGAGCATGGCATGAAGTATGTGATACTTTCGCCCTGGCAGGCGCGGCGCCTACGCCCTCTAGGCGGTGGAGCCTGGCAGGAGGTCAACGATGGTTCGATTGACCCGACCCAGCCCTACCGTTGTTTCGTACCCGCACCTGACGGGAAAACCGGCAAGCGGTTTATCGACATTTTTTTCTATGATGGGCAGAGTGCGGCGGAGCTTAGTTTTGGGGAATTATTATCTGACAGTAACCGATTATTGAACCAGCTTGCTTCAAAGCTATCTTCCGCGGCGGGTCCCCAGCTTCTGAATGTGGCCACGGATGGAGAGACTTTTGGACACCATAAACCCTTCGGCGAAATGGGGCTGGCCTACGCACTGGCCCGGCTCTGCCCCGAACGAGGCTGGAGCGTCACCAACTACCGGGCCTACTTAGAGGTCCGGGCACCGGTCTATGAAGTAGAAATCTCGTTGGGTCCCCAGGGTGAGGGTAGTTCCTGGAGCTGTGCCCATGGGGTAGGACGCTGGCAGCGTGATTGCGGCTGTTCCACCGGCGGCCAGGCGGGATGGCGCCAGAGTTGGCGGGCGCCATTGCGGCAGTCCTTCGATTTCCTTAATGAGAAGCTGGCTCAGATTTTCACTCAGGCAGGCGGCCGATACCTGGCCGATCCCTGGGCAGCGCGCCACGATTACATCGACGTTATCCTGGACCGGAGCGAAGAAAGCCGCGAAGCTTTTTTCAGCCGCCACGGCATTCCCGATCTGAAGAGTCAGGATCGCATCAACGTACTCAAACTCCTGGAGATGGAGCGGCATGCCTTGCTGATGTACACCAGTTGCGGCTGGTTTTTTGCCGATTTGAGCGGTCTTGAGACCTTGCAGGTGATGAAATACGCAGCGCGCGCTCTCCAGTTGGGACAGGAGTTTGTCAGCGAAGACCTGGAAACGCCTTTTCTAGCCATTCTGGACCGGGCCCGAAGCAATATCAAAGAGCTGGGCAGCGGTCGAGATCTCTATCTGACGAAAATTCGCCCCTCGGTGATCACTTTTCCTAAGTTAGTCAACCAATTTAGCATCTCGCTGCTCCAGAATCGGACCCGTCAATGCCAGTATTGCATTTACCATTACCGCTCCGAACTACTGAATTACGAAGAAAGAAGCCACGGCGGGCTTGACCTGTCTTTCGGAAGGGTCAAACTGACCTCAGGAGTGACCCAGGAAACTAAGATATTGGGGTATGCCACTCTTTTCTTAGGAAGTTATCTCTACCGCACTCAGGTAAAAGAAGGCCAGACAGCGGCAGGATTCGCCGACATGGTGGTGGAGTTGTGTAATGCCCTGGAAGACGCCCCCGAGGATATCACCGGCGCAATGGCCAGCTATTTCGGCCCTGACTACTATACCGTACGGGACATGTTTAAACGGGAGAAGCGAGACCTGTTTCAAACCCTGCTGCAAAAAGTCCGGCAGGAAGCGGAGAGCCAGTTACTGCATGCTTTTAGCGCCGTAGAGCCGCTGTTGTTTACCATGTCCGAGGAGGGACTGGTCATTGCGCCCCTGTTCCGGCTGGCAGCTACCGCCACAATCAGCAAAAGGGTAGCTGAGATTCTGGAGGCTTGGGAAACGGGCGAAGAGAAGCTGCAACCCAAATGGGCGTTGGCCGAGGTTATTAAGGCAGCCAAAATCTTACAGATTCACCTGGTGGGGGATCCCGCCGCCAAGAAAATGGCAACTATTTTAGAACAGCGGTTGGCAGGTTTGGCCAAGGATTTGACCCTGACCAGGGCCCAAGAGGTACGGGGTCTCCTGACGCTCGCCGCTCAACTGCCCCTGGATATCGATCTTATGGAGGCCCAGAATGTCTTTTTCCAGTTCATGGAGGAGCTTTCCCCAAAACTGGCCGCCATGAGCCCCAGAAGCAAGTCTTACCCCAAGGGTCTGGCAACCGTTTTACTGGAAATCGCCTTACACCTCAAATTTAACCCGGCTCGGTGGCAGACGCACCTGCTTGCCGCCCCTTAA
- a CDS encoding DUF3786 domain-containing protein, translating into MDNDYDIVNDPEANILYQRCEDVDGALWEALAAADPAEVTDRTMTRHQGDTYCLPFLNQELLIQPAKRRLWLSDQKTTREPEFQLCLTALLFLLKVDAARLSSRQVSPKEYKGGITFFQGPHIIPTTRLEARFGTDRSLFLTAGRRLGGKELAQGDAAVALTPYPNLKIEVILWLGDEEFPPQVVLTAPATLERFWALDGVWALLNVVARELWRAGKV; encoded by the coding sequence ATGGACAACGACTATGATATTGTAAATGACCCGGAAGCCAACATCCTCTACCAGAGATGCGAGGATGTCGACGGGGCTCTCTGGGAGGCCCTGGCTGCGGCTGATCCTGCCGAGGTGACGGACCGGACTATGACCCGCCACCAAGGTGATACTTATTGCCTGCCGTTTTTGAATCAAGAGCTGCTTATCCAGCCGGCCAAACGCCGACTCTGGTTGAGCGATCAGAAGACCACGAGGGAACCAGAATTTCAACTCTGCCTTACTGCCCTGCTGTTTCTTCTAAAAGTTGACGCCGCCCGGCTCTCTTCCCGCCAGGTCAGCCCCAAAGAATATAAAGGCGGCATAACGTTTTTTCAGGGACCGCATATCATCCCCACTACCCGCCTGGAGGCCAGGTTCGGCACCGATCGCTCTCTCTTTCTAACCGCCGGTCGACGTCTAGGCGGAAAAGAGCTGGCGCAAGGAGATGCCGCCGTAGCCCTGACGCCTTATCCGAACCTGAAGATTGAGGTTATTTTGTGGTTGGGAGATGAAGAATTTCCCCCCCAGGTGGTCCTCACGGCCCCGGCAACACTGGAGCGTTTCTGGGCTCTGGACGGCGTCTGGGCCTTATTGAACGTCGTCGCCCGGGAGTTATGGCGGGCAGGTAAAGTTTAG